The following nucleotide sequence is from Archocentrus centrarchus isolate MPI-CPG fArcCen1 chromosome 6, fArcCen1, whole genome shotgun sequence.
GTGTCTTCTCCTCAGAAGCTTTGCCTGCCTATAAACAGGAtctctgtgttttcagtttccATTCTTTATGAGTTATATTAGTCAAGCCCTTTGCAGCTGTCCCAGTGACTTCAGGCAGGGAAACTATGAGGATGCTGTggtttcagccccccccccttttaaTTACAAGAACATCTTCCCCTCAGTGTATTCCCTTTCTATCTTGCTATCACTTTCTATAGTTATATAATGTACtataatattcattttctgataTGTCCTACAGTACCTAAAAAAGTAAGCAGAAaaggttttgggttttttttcccaccaaaaTTCCTGTATCATGACCAAAGGGGTTAACCCACATATATTGTAACATTAATAGTTTACTGTAACACAATTCCTTGAGTTTATCTTGCTGGCGTTTGCTAAAATACAGCTTGCCTATTATTTAAACAAGTCAGCCTGGGAGAACAAGTATGTGAGCCAGAGAGTGCGCCAGAGCGTTTGAGAAATGTGCTTCATATTAATTCGGAAACTTTTACAGAGGCACAAGGAGGGAGAAGGGGAAAACTAGTtgtaaaatgattttctttGGACCATTTCAGCTCAgaattcagcaaaaaaaaagaaaaaaaaaaaagtcgattTGCTTGTGTTTAGATTTTAAATCTGCACATAATGTCAGGTTTGACTTTTCCCCATCTGTATGCAAGCTGAGTGTGTGGCTCTGGTCATGTTTACAGAAGGACCTGCAATACTAAACaatcctccctccctctctccgcGAGCAGCCTTCTCGAAGGGCACCATAATTTTTCCCTCTTTAAATGGAAAGTTCCATGGAAACCACTCAAGTAACTATTTTAGAATATCTAACAGAGACCTACATGGAAGCTTGCCATAGCACACAACAGAATAGCGCAGTAACCGGGCAAACCCATGCTGACTGCAGGaagattgtgtgtgttagtatTACCCCAGAAGCACATAGATGTAGGAAACTTGTAAAGGCCAGTTCCTGTTGTGCTGCAACCTTTGAAACACCTGCAGCTGTTTGAGGGGAAACACTTCTGAAATTTAAaagactttctttttcagaatgCGTGACAGAAGGAGGAACTGAATAGAATAAGTGCCcctgaatgttttttgtttttagctcttACCAAGGTTATTGTAGTCAAATCTAGGTgtgataaaacatttttgttaattaagaaaaaaaactaaactttttTCGGGGGTTAACTGAAATTATatgctaattaaaataaaatatacagttttagttttgtttggttttgtttgtttggtttggtttggtttaatttttcatacatttcatgCGATATCTACATGACTATAATTCTGTCTGTGAATTTAAGCATTGCTCCTAATAAATACCcttataatattaataatattaatcatAATAAAACTGGTCACAATGAAATACTATTGCATTAGAGTTGctttgcagttcctctaattTCTGGGTGTATGTTCTGACTTCATGTAAACACTGAGCTGCAGAAAAACCACAAACAACCTGTAATTTAAACTCTGTAGTTAATAATCGTACAACACTGGCTTATCATCATGGAAAAGGTATGTTTGTGGTCCACTGTAGCTGCATATGCTTCAAGTAAATCTCTATTTCAGTGCATTGAAAGACACcaataaataccaaaaaaaaattatatcatgTCATGCAGTGTCATGTAACTTTTGCACTGTTTTCTCTGCTCTGACTTTGCAGATATTGATCTATTATACTGTTAACTGGAGCCTTAGCAATCTGTCACACGCTTCAGTTTCACAATCCTTATAtccactgttcaaaaaaaaatcagagtttcgcatcaagtcagttaaacttctagaatctggtcagttcagtagcagagggggttgttaatcactttcagctgctttgatgttaatgaaattaacagcaggtgcactagaggtgCGACAATGAGACAAACTACAAAACAGGAATGTtctacaggtggaggccactcctcatcttttctgttttttcactagttttgcatttggccagggtcagtgtcactactggtagcatgaggtgatacctggaccctacagaagttgcacatgtagtccagctcctccaggatggcacatcattACGTggcattgccagaaggtttgaaggtctcccagcacagtctcaaggagcatggaagagattccaggagacaggcagttactctaggagagctggacaggaccgTACAAGGTCATTAACCAATTGGCAGGACTagcatctgctcctttgtgcaaggaggaacaggatgagcactccCAGAGccctggtgtgaatgtctctgaccaaacaatcagaaacagacttcacgaGGATGGCCCGACATCTTCTAGTggaccctgtgctcactgcccagcccTGTGACATGTATGcaagcagttcctggaggatgaaagaaTCCTTTCATTTACAACACATTACCAGTTcacatcagtatagatatccagtaTGATCCcccccccattgagatctgatgcaTTTTCAAAGCGttccttttcatttatttgagcagtgtatttaatgTAGCTAAATGTTCTCACTCAGGCTCCTGACTGTCTACCTAAAGTGCTTTTATGCATCTCCCCTAAATCCTCTGGGTTAATTACTGAAACCTTTGGACATCTGTTGCTTTTGCAGCTActagttgtgtgtgtttgtgaggggagagggaagtGTGGTTAtaacaaagacagaaataacATGCCTCACCGAGTACCGGATATAGAACATACAATACACTTGTCTGCCTCCTTTTAAATGCTAGCCTATAAACACTTCATACACGATGACATCAgcactttcagctttaaattaTTCTCAAACCACCACAGCATGTACTGCTGCAGTGGCCCGTGTAGAATCAGCAGTTTGCAAGCATTTAGTGACATTTTGTTCATAGCTTTAATCAAGTTTATATCAACTACACATTCAAAGGTGTTTCAGTACTAAGTAAAAACTATGTACTAAATATTGTACGTATCATACTAAATGTCCTGATAAATTCTTTGAgctataaaataagaaaaactgtGAGGAAAGTATCAGTTACGGTTGGGACAGACTAAGAAAATGTGCTGCAACTCTCCAGATGTCcaatttaattttgtgttaatGATGCATCCTGTTCCGATGAGTGCGGATGATAAAATTGCACAGAGCAACATGGTGCTAATTCATGGAAAAACTAATGTTCTCCTTTTGCAGTCATAAAGTAGAGTAATAGAGCTGTACTTGATAAACTTGTTTTTAACACTCCAtagaaaaattaattttgattgCGTATCTGAGCACATATACAGAAAAGCACCATAGCTTTATATGCATACATGTCAGAGGTGTGGTGTTAaagctgctgtgtttgtcaACTTCTTTACCAAATAGTTGTGAGGGAGTTATCTGATAGCgctgttttgtttgcttggCTCAGGAATTCTTGATAAGATGGAGCCATTGGACAAAGCTCAAAATCTGGGCTCATCCGTGGATTGAGCTCTGACGCTCCGGAGCTCCTCCAAAACAGATAACACACACAGTCGCATAATGGCTCCAATTtatctcccctcctcctgcagaATCCCTCCCACTCTACATACCAGAAAGGGAAATCAATTTATCTTGCCACACATTGGCTTGGCTTGGTCAACTGCAttatgtaaaactgtaaaaaagaaaaaaaaatcttttgtgtGAGAAAGGAATGCTCCGGTTTGTGTGAGTTCAACATGGAAAGTTTGCTCGGTGAAGTATTTTTGTATGACTGTAACCATGTGTCTCAAAATGGGTTTGCAAATGAATGAGGATGACCAGTTGCATTTGTATTGCTGTTAATGCAGGAAAAGAAGAGCTCAGAAATCATGTTTGTTAGTGCATTTTATGCACTAagattttttgtttccttttttttcctaaaaaggATCATTCCTAACGTTAACTACAAGCTGTGAATAAACGGGGTCGTTTTCAGCAGCCTTTTAGGTTTCAGTGGTTTTAGGTTTTATGTGCTGAACTCTctgttcttctgtttgtttccaTCTTCTCCAGAGGAATCATCAGAAACCGTGAAAGTGGCCTCATACATCCTCATCGGAGTCGGTTCCCTGACGATGGCCATGGGCTTCTTCGGCTGCTTAGGAGCCATCTACGAAATCCGTTGTCTGCTCGGCCTGGTGAGAAATTACACTGACTTTTAAATCAAATGCTACAGTTTGGCTTTCTCCTTCAAGAAGCAGACATAAACAGCTTCGCCCCAGTGTATGAAATTCATGCCAGAGCTAACTCTGACCATGGTTCAGTCATAACCACAAAGGAAGCATAATGTAGTGTTGAATAAAAGACCGCGCTGACCGTGCACATCGTCGTCTTTCTCTCTTGCTTCTTGATTGAGTGcataatgaaaacattaaatgccaattaaaaaagaatcaaagtggTGTCTCCTACTAATTTATATTCATTGTGTTACCATTTTAAACTCACAGAAGCACAAAGCATTCGCCTAAATGCACCTGCTTGAGCTCTCAGGGCTAAGAACACGTGATATATTCCTGCTGACACTAAAACCCTTCAGCATTTCTGCTAATGCATGTTGCCGGGGGTATCACAGCATGTGTGGATTTactaaggggggggggggggcagggatCAAGCCAGTAAAATGTAGGGGATGCAACAACATTGGGGATGGGTGCATGACCTACAGCGTTAAACCTGCAAGGGGTTAAATGAATAACTGCTGTGACCTACTTCTTCCAGTGACAGTGACCAGCTGGCAGTAGAGCccccccacatacacacacacacacagatggaagTCTTACATAAAACTGTGAATGGTTATTAAATgaccttttttgtgtgtatgtgaaaaTTGAACCTGAATGTGTCTGCCCAAAACGTTTTATCttattgtttcctgtttttatttgatatatGTGAATAATTTTACAACTTTCTATCTATCCAGTACAATAACTGTATGAGGGTGAGATGTGATCAAAAGGTTCAGAGAACAGGTCCACTGAAAGCCTTACCTGATTTCAATGTAGCTGATCTTACAATCATGGCCATCATCTCTCACACTCCTGGACGGTTTTCAACATCTCTGTCGAAGTCCTATTATGACTCTCTGCATTTGTGCCTCTGTATTGTTTATTGGATCTTCTTCTGTGTGCCATGGCAGCGGCCCTTTaacttgattttcattttcataaaaaagataaaattgcagggaagcaaaactggtGAGTGGCCCAAAAAGTCCTGTGTTTTTCAACATGCTCTGAGCCAACAGGAGATTGCAGGCTGACATGCACCACAACTCAAATCACTTGTGCTGAATGTTCTTCTTCAGAAGCCCCAGAAAGTTAGAATAGAGCTCCACATTGACAGTCTCACCCTGGGGAACGAATTCAGTGTGCACCATGTTGGAAACTAAAATGACTAGCATGCCTCTGGTCTCGCACCTCTCCTGCCACACTGCCTTAGGGCTTGGAAACTGTGGAGTTTGACACAGACTTCAGGTTGATTTGAAAAGACAAGTTAATATTTGACCCCTGTGCAAGTTGGAGGTCTGTGGTGAAATCACAGAGTGCAGGATAGGagtgatctaaaaatagcatTCATGCTGGGACCAATGTGGACATGCCACAGAAGATGATTTTTAACATCAAATCGGCCAAATTgaaatttttttatgtttattttttgcgTTAAGAGACTGAACactccagctgcagctgcccCAAATTAACCGCATTCCACTATGTACACAAATTACCAGATAACTGGCTATCAGCTGTTTGCAGCTGAGCAGTAGATATAATAAAGTTTATTCAATAAAAATCTGCCTGCTGCAACTGAAAAAAGCTTTAGACTGTGAAACTAATCCAGAATAGTCAAATTAGAGTTTGGACAGCCAAACTGGCTATGAAGCTTCACAGATCTGAAGGAACTACAGATTTATGCTCAGCGCAAACTTTCTTACTTCATCCATGgctgtaataaaaatattgGTTTTATCTGCTTTAAGATCTGCTtcagtatttttcatttctgtcagtGGTCATGCTTTAAAATCTGATTGTAAAAGTTGTGTACTGACACCTGCCTGTATGCCCACACAGTACTTCACCTGCCTCCTGCTCATCCTCATTGCCCAAGTCACTGCTGGAGTTCTCATTTACTTCCAGAGAGATCGGGTAAGACACTAGTTTTGTTTATCGGTCTGCTTTACTCTCTTcctcttatttttaatttcacatcttctttctcttctttctccttttttgtcatttggggttttttttttttttttttttttggtttatttttttttaaacaatgtttCCTAATTTACGCTGTAGCCCCCGCTTCTTGTGCATTCTCACTCCCACCACCCTTCCTCCCGCCGGTACAGTTTAGGCCGGCTAGCTAATTCTGTTTCCCCTTCACAGCTCTGACTGGCTGCATGTAGCTAAACCCATAAGGACACCCCTGCATCCATAGTTCAACAAATGGAAAGTTTCAGCATGTGAGTTTGTGCCTCATGTGACTTCGATTGCAGAAATGTAATGAAGCAGGTGGACAGGAAGAGATATGTGATAACAGTACCGCAAGTAGTTTGTAGGTTCCTATATTCAAGACTTTCATCATCTTacgagtgtgagagagagtgtgtgtgtgtgtgtgtcacagaaaGTGTTTGCTGGTGATTTCACGCTAAATGACGTTACTAAAGCTTTTTTCTGTCCATATTACCTTCCTTCGATCCTGTAGACAGAAACTGCTTCTAATTAAGTCTCTTCACCCATTTCTGCTCATTTTtgacacaaacaacaacaacaaccaaactGTGACCACTTTTAATCCTTTGATAGATGCAGTAAGCTCAGCGGATTTCTAATGTTGCGTTAGAAAACAAGTTGGAGAAAATAACCACGACAAACACCAAAAACAGCTTAACATTTTAAGAACTTATTGGATTTAAAGTAAATGGAACGCTGTAGATGTGTTTTCCTGAGCTCTCGATGAGTCGATGTTAGACGGTATAAAATATGCGTGCTGACAGTGAGACGAGTTTGGGTCAAAACCCTGTGAATCCATGTGAGGAAAAACAAGcaatacagctttaaaaaaaaaacaaaaaaaaaacagttcaataGACATCACACATGAAACAAACCCTCAGAAAAGCtggaattactttttttatttccagggAGCATTTGCTCATATGGTGCTACCTCAGCACTTTTAAGTCTAAATACACTACATATGTCAGTGACCATCCGaatgaagtatttttttctttccttaaaaCCTTTCTATTATGGGTCAGCTCAGTAATTGAACcgcctctgtgtttgttttgaagGGAGCATTATGTTTGAGCACATCAACGTCTAAGACATGTTTTACTCTCTGAACATGGCCTTTCTTTTCCAAAACATAAAAAGCTTTTCCCTTGATAAAACCTCACCACTGTAGCACTCAGGATAGGTGGTGGCTGTTTTAACTGTTAACCCCCTagcacatatatatgtgtgtgtgtgtgtgtgtatctgcgtATCTGTAGCCGAAGACACCCTCCCTGTGTTTAAGGCTCACCACAGGGCAGGGTGGTGCCCTTTCCCAGAATAGGGTGAGGCTCTCGCTGTAGAGCTCAGAAGCTGCGTCTCTGCCACCGCTCTGTGGGCTTACATACATAAACACAGAGTCATTCTCTTGCTAAGCTGTATTTGAACAATGTTTGAGCCCAGCAAGAGCCATCACATGGAAGTACCAACTGTGGCGGTGCTCGATGAAACATAAAGTTCAGATGCTGATcttaaaatctgtaaaatgattgtgggtttttttttttggtgttcattttctgtcatcacTACTGTTTGTCTGTTCCTCTCTGACTCATgctcaacctttttttttttttttttttttaatggcaaaaatgaaaacacatttttttatgtaCAGCTACGGTATAGTTTCTGATTCTTAGATTATACTGATAATATGTTCTTGTTTACTTTCCAGTTGACACATGAGATGTCCACCATCGTTATGCAAATGATCATCAACTATAACTCGACGAGGACCACAGAGCACCCCTGGGACTACGTTCAGAGGACAGTGAGTGGACACTTGAGTGTGTTTACACGGCTtgtaaatcacaaaaacagaagtgtttttttttttctcttttctgagcTTTTATAAAGTAATTCAGTCAATCAGCAATAATCATGCATACAGCTAACAGTGTGATTGTAGCTTTCCACACATCAGGACGCACTAATCATGCTGAACAGTTGCAGGTCTGTAACTTGCAGCccttatttaataaaattttaacacaAAATTTCACATCCACGGTTTCCTGGAGAAGTCAGACTTCTCAGAACTCAGCACATAAAAGTGAAACTGAGGGATATGTGAAAGAATACATATGCTTTGTACTTTGGATGAACTAACTCATTAAACTAATCAGCCCATAGCCCATATCTTCCCCCCTCTCCTTCTACCTTTCCCTCTTTCTTGCCAAGCCTCTTTCCTCCTGCTCTTTCTgaaagcagcagccaagaatACATTGTTCTCAAATATCACAATAGAAGTGCTCATTCACTGAGCCAAGGGATTTGTTAGTTTTGGATTAAGCTTAATTtcctatttatttttgtcatttaaaagaaaaaaaaacttttcattcCATcctctgtgggttttttttttttttggatcccAACTCACATCCTTCCTCTCTCCCATATTTTCAGATAAAATGCTGCGGATTGGCTGGTCCAGGCAACTGGTCTGAGAACCTTGTAATCAAAAACAGCACCCAGTACCTGTATCCATGCTCCTGTCGCAATGACTCCTTGCCTGGAGGGGACGTGAAGCCAGCGGGCCTGTGTGAGAGCATGTCCTCTGAGCTACCTGTTTATGAAATGGTAAATAACGCAATGTAAAATCTGCAGTCACTCCTGTCTGTGCTCGAAGATTGAAAATTAGGGGAGCAACAATTATGGAACCAAGGGTGAAATTGCGATTAAAGTCATCAGCGGTTTTGTATTCCAAGTATAATAGAAATTAGCCACTCTAagaaagttagagaggcaaggctgagatagtttgcagaggagggatagaggATATGTTGCACTAAGGATGTTGAATAtaaagctgccaggcaggagggaaagag
It contains:
- the cd82b gene encoding CD82 molecule b isoform X1 — protein: MGKGCISVTKYFLFLFNLLFFILGALILGFGLWVLFDNKSFIAVLQESSETVKVASYILIGVGSLTMAMGFFGCLGAIYEIRCLLGLYFTCLLLILIAQVTAGVLIYFQRDRLTHEMSTIVMQMIINYNSTRTTEHPWDYVQRTIKCCGLAGPGNWSENLVIKNSTQYLYPCSCRNDSLPGGDVKPAGLCESMSSELPVYEMGCKTSVEIWLQENCGIILGICVAVAVVELLGMILSMCLCKSVGQEDYSKVPKY
- the cd82b gene encoding CD82 molecule b isoform X2 codes for the protein MHFSYQESSETVKVASYILIGVGSLTMAMGFFGCLGAIYEIRCLLGLYFTCLLLILIAQVTAGVLIYFQRDRLTHEMSTIVMQMIINYNSTRTTEHPWDYVQRTIKCCGLAGPGNWSENLVIKNSTQYLYPCSCRNDSLPGGDVKPAGLCESMSSELPVYEMGCKTSVEIWLQENCGIILGICVAVAVVELLGMILSMCLCKSVGQEDYSKVPKY